The DNA segment CCCGAAGCTCACGCCCACCTCGTCGAGCCCCCAGTCGCGCTCCACGCGCTCGAAGCGCAGATCGCCTAGGTTGCGGAACGCGAGGTTGCTCTCTTGCATGACCGGGCTCGAATTCATGATACGCATACGGGCGCTGGGATGCTCCGCTCTGAAGATCCGCTGGCGCAGATCGTCATTCTGAAACTCTCGCACCATGCCGTTGGTGACGTGCAGATCGATCAGCCCGTCGCAGTCGAGATCCTCGAAGCGCACCGACCAAGTCCAATCGGTACGGGCCAGCCCGGCCAGCCATGCAGCTTCCATGGTCACGCCCAAGCCCGTGTTGAGATGAAGCACGTTGAACATGAACTGGGGGGCGCCCTCTTCGCCTTCGTTGACATCACGCATGGTGTATCGAGTGACTCCCATGCCTCTCATATCCATTTCATGGTCTGTCGGAGCCATTTCTGCCACCAGCACGTCTATGTGACCGTCGTTATTCACATCGCCAAGATCGGCTCCCATGGATGAATGCGTTTGACGACGCACGACCTGATCGACCACTTCGACAAACCGGATTTCGCCGTTGGCGCACTCGTTGCGATAGAGCTGGTCAGGCGCTGCGAAATCGTTGGCCACCAGCAAATCTGGCCAGCCATCCTCGTCGTAGTCCCACCAAGTCGCGGAGTGGCCTAGGGTTTTGCCGCTAACGCCCGCTTGCTCGGTCACATCCTCAAAGTATCCGTCTCCAGTATTCAGATACAATCTATCGCGACTGCCTTCCGGACTCTTCCTGGCATCGAGCATATTGGTCTGCACATAAACGTCCAGCCATCCGTCGCGGTTGAAATCGCAAAAGTGCCCCATCCCGCTGGCGCTCGTCAGGTCAAGTCCTCGCCCGCCCTCGGCTTCCAGGAAAGTCCCATCTCCTTGATTGATGAAAAGCTGATTTGGAGCATCGAACCGGCAGACGTACAAGTCGAGCCAGCCATCATTGTCGACGTCTGCAAAGGCGGCGCCCTGTTTCCAAACGCTTTCTCCCTCCGCTTTATCATCGGAACCAAACCAGCCGGAAACCGAATCGAGCCATCCGCCTGACTTCTCCCCAAGCCCAGCCTGCTCCGTTACCTGCTCAAATCTCCAGTCACCAAGATTTCGATACAGTTGCGATTGGCCTGTTTTGTTGACGAGAAACAAGTCCACGTTTCCGTCCTTGTCGTAGTCGGCTACCGCGACGCCTGTTCCGATGGCGCCAAGGGCGAACTCGTTATAGAGCTCGTTCCACATTCGCGAATCCGCGTATTCGTTCACCATGGAAATCCCCAGGGCTTTCGGATCGAGCTTGGTGAAGAGCGTTTTCCCTTCGCTCTGGGAACGCGGATCCAAAGCGTAGGCCTCCAGACCAGGCATCGACTCGACCGACTCTGTGGCGCTGCAAAGCCCTGCTCCGGCAAACAAGGCTGTCATTGAAAACATACTACGCATCATCATACGAAGAAATAGAGAAGGCATCGGCAGAAACGATTCGTCATGAGAATAAAAGGACAATGGAGAGCCGGTCCAGTTCATCCGGCTTTCGAACTAGGCGATCCTTGAAATTGGGGCTTTGATTGCAAACTGGTTCGGACCGAATCCCTGAGCAGATCAAAAAAAAAGACGCCCTTGGCCTAAACCAAGGGCGTCGAAGAATCAAATCGGTCAGCCAGTCTAGAAACTAAACGTATTTCTGACCGACCATGTCCGTGCCGGGGCTATGCGGTAGCCAGCTGGTGTACCATCTGGTTGCACCGTGATCGGAATCAATCCCTCATCTGAGAACGCGTTTCTCACGTTGAGCTGGATTCTCCAATCTAGCCTATCGGTGAGCGCCTTTTCATAACCGACCCAAAGGTCCACATTCGTCTCCGATGGTCCTGTATATGGGTTGTCGATTTCGAATCCGGCACTACCATCATCCTGATAGAATGGAGGATAGCCGATAACGATTTCGTCCTGCCAGCGTAGACCACCACCAACACTCAGGCCCTTGAAGGCGCCATCCGTGAAGTTGTAGTTGGTGATCGCATTGGCACGCCACTTACGAAGCTCAGGAACGTTAGTGCCTTCCTGCAACGCGCGCTGGGTCCACTCGGAACCAACGTTACCGTTCCACTGGAAGAGCGCGGTTTCATTACCAGCGCCACCCCACCAGATACGGAGGTCGCCTGCAGCGGTTGTATTCAGAGTTTCGCTGTAAGCATTCATGAACTCAGCGAGGTTTGCACCACCGATATTCTTACGAGACGCTTCCGTCTTGGCCGCATTGAACGCAATGCTCCAGTTTTCAGTCGGGTTAGCGAGAAGCTCAAACTCATAACCTTCAGAGGTGCTGTCTTCTGTCAGAGCAAATCCGTTTGGAGCACTCGCAGACATTGTTTCACCTCTCAAAGGAGCTTCCAAGTCGATCCCCCAAGCGGCATAGAAACGAGGGTCGACTTCGCCCTGCCACTGACGCCATGCAGCGATTGCCGCCGCCTCACGGGCTTGAGCGTCTTCGAGTTCCTCGCCAACGTCCACACCGTAGTTGTACATGGAGTTGCCAGGATCAGGATCCTCTACAGCATTATCGATCGTGTCACCAGTCCAGTCATACTCGAAGCGGTTGACCCAATTTCCGGACCAAACCTGAGAGTTACCGATGAACCACGCGCCGTCGAGACCACCGCTGTTCGCGTTGGTCGCTTCAGTTTCATACTTGTTCACGCGGAGCGAGTAGCGGCCGTCCTTGGTCGCCAAGATGAGACCGATATCTTCGGTTTCACCTTGCGGCAGAGGAATGCCCTCTCCGTACACATCCGTACGAAGCGCTTCCGGCTGGAAGTTGGTGGAGTGGCTGTAGCTCAGGGAGATGTCGATCGGAAGGCTGTCATTCAGGAACTCGTTCAAGTGAGCGACTGCGCTCCAGCTAGTCGATGTTTCTTCGACAACACTGTAGCTAGCATCCGGCGCTTGAAGGTTGTAGACGCTGGGATCGAGGTTCAGATGCTTGTACTGGAGCAAGTAACGAGCTGCACTGTCGGTGTTTTGGGAATGCTCCCAACCTTCAGCAGTGTCCTCACGACGACCGTACGTACCGACGAGAGCTCCTCCGAAGAGGTGTCCCTGCCAAACGAGGGCCTTGGTCTCGACCTTGCTTCTCTTAAGCTCAGCGCTTGTGGTGAGAAGATCACGATTGGCTTGAGAGTCTTCAGCGTGGGTTACGTTGAAGGGTACTGGTCTCCAACCAACGTAGTTCGCTGGATTCCTGCTCTGGGTCGAGTAGTAAGGACCACGATCGTCCGGATCATCGGGATCCCCTTCTTGGAAGAGAGGATGATCGGGGCCTACGTGGTAGTTATTTATCCATTCGGCCGCGGGATCGACGTATCCTGCCGCATTCGGATCGAGCGGATGCGCCCAAGTCGAATCAAAGGCCATGATGGTGCCTGAGTTCGGACGGTAGCGCGTCTTGGTCGCTGGCAAGTTAGCGCCCGAGAGACTGCTGCGATTGCTCAGGTTCGGGCCCATGTAGATCACCGTATTGACGGCAAACAAGTTGCTGTCGAAGTCAGCTTCGGAGGGCTGTGGAGCGATGAATTCACGATACGCCTCATCTACGATGGCATAACGCAAGAAGTTGCGTTGGTCCGTATCGCGTTCATCACGGCCAAGCAGACCAGTGAAGGTATGCTTGCCGAGCAGCTTGTTGAGGAATGAGTCGCTATCGTTTTCCTGGAAGTCGTAGGTCGCGAACGCCGTCATACGGGTAGCGCTACGATCAGACAGGAACGTATTGTTGCCGAACTGGCCACGGTCGCTGATGAACGCACGGCCCACGTTTGGATTTGGAGTACCGTCCTGGAATGGCTCACCATTGAGTCCTTCGGGAGTACCATCCGCGTGAACAGCCATCATATCGATGTAGATGGCCTGTTTAGAGCCAGACAGGAGGCTGTACTGCCCATTGTCGTAGCTCTGCGTGTGGTGCGACAATTCCCAACCAACCTTGTTGTTCAGGTAAGTCTGAGCCAAGCTGGCCTGGAACATGTCGAAGTTCTGGAACTCGTTCTTGTTCGGACCATCTAGGAGGTTGTTGTAGAAGTCGAATGCAGTCGGATCAGTGATCTGGTTGTTCTTGTAAACACCGAGATCAGCGTACGGCTGACCGGAGTTGAACGCCCAAGCCGACTGAGTCGCGATTCCCACCGGACGGTGGAACGACACGATCCCTTGGTTGGGAGTAACCACGCCCTCTTCGTTGATACCACGGCGCTGCCGCCATTCCTGCAACCAATAGGTGGGATTTTCCGGATCGCCAGTGAAGTAACCGAGCGGGCCACCAAAACTATCAGCGAAGTTGCCGACGTATGGATTGTACGCTGGGTTCGGCTGACCTGCATTCGGTCCACCATTGATGGTGGGACGCTGCTGGCCATGGTTCGGACGACCTGTGTTGTCATCCTGCACCTGGAACGGGTTGTAGGTAGCGCGATTGATGTGATTGAAAGTGCGAGTCCCGTCTCCGTTTTGGTAGGTGCCAGAGTAGAACCAAGGGCTGATCAAGTCGACTGGTGGCAGGGAGCGAGGGTTGTTGCTCTCTACTTCTCCAGTTTCGAACTTGGCCTTGAAGTTCGTCGTCATGTTTTCCCCATTCAGGAAGCTTGGGTCGTAACGCAGAGCGGCGAACAGTCGCTCGTCGAGATTGTACGCGGGATCCTGCTTGAACTTTTCGTCGTCGCGAAGGGCCGTGATACGAATCGCAAGTTCATCCTCCAGGATGACCTTGTTGAAGTCGAACACGGTGCGAAGACTGCCGTGTTCGTCGAAACGAAGTTCCACTTCCCCTTCGTTCTCCCACGAGGCGTTCTTAAGCCCGACGTTGATCAGACCGGCAGGACTTCCCAAACCGAAGAGAATCGAGTTAGGACCTCTCTGCAGCTCGACGCGGTCCACGTTGTATCCATCCCAAGGAATGTCGGAGATGAAGTAGTCGCGAGAGTTGTCGGCGTTGGTCAGTCCGCGGACACGCGTGTTCGCGTTCGGGTTGATGAACTTGCTCGACTCGTCGAGAAGAGCCGAGTCGCCGGCCCCTGCATAGTTACCCTCGATACTGCCTACTTCCGTACCGACGGTGTACTGCAGAAGGGTCGTGTTGTCCGTGGCGCCGGTGTCCTCGAGAAACTGCTCCGTTACCACCGAGATGGCGCTACCAACGTCGCGCAATTCGGTGTTGAGGCGGTTACCAGCGAGGGTGGAGACGGCTCGATAGCCCCCTCCTTCTTCTGCCGTCACCTCAAATGGCGACAGCTCGAATATTTCCTCTTCCTCATCTTCTTGAGCATGGACAAGAGGGGCTACTAGGAGCATGGCGCCGCAGAGCATCGTCCGGGTGCCGTACCTAGGTAGGTATCTATTTGTCTGTTTGATATGTTTGTTCATGGTTGTCTTTGCGGTAGCATGGAGCCTTCGCCACATGAACGGGCCGAAATAAAAAGCGGCCGATCCATGGCGAAAGCGCCAAAGAGTCATCAGGGTGCGGGGTAGATCGTACTCAGGTAAAGGGGCATGTAAGTTGCGGCAGTCTGAAGATTTTCCGAGGTAGCGTCAGCGAGGAAAATCAGAGACCTAGATCTTCGAACGAAGGCCATTGAAAGGGCCGCTATTTAGGGGTGTCAAACTTTATGGCCGGGCGGGACTCCTCAATCATTTAGACGTTCAAAGAAATCCTAAACATTTCGTATTACGTTGTCATACAGCGACTTGGAAATCTGTTTTGTAAAAACGATTTAACGTTAGAAAACCCTCGTTTTCTCTAGATTTCAAACTTCTATGAAAGCGTCCTTACTCACACATTAGAATAGTGGATACCCCGAGATTTTCAACCGGAGACAAACGAAACTCATGATGAAAAAAGCGCTAAATTTGGTGGTCGGAGCGCCAGCTTCAGGTAAAACCACCTTCGCTCGAAGGCTCGCGACTCGGCGCAAGGCGGCGCTATTCGACATCGACGAATGCACCGAAACCTTGGTCCGAGCGGCGCTGACGGCCATGGGAGAATCGCCCGACGATCGCGACAGCCCAGTCTTCAAGACAACCTTCCGCGACCCGATCTACCAGAGTCTCATGGACATGGCTCGAGGCAACCTCGGCCATGTCGATGTGGTCGTCTGCGGACCTTTCACCAAGGAGATGCGAAATCCAAACTGGCTGCAGGATGTGCAAGCGCAAATCGGGCTGCCCTGCTCGGTCCGGGCCTACTTCGTATACTGCGACTCCGAGGTCAGGCGCAGCCGAATGCTCGCTCGCGGAAACCCGCGCGACGCATCCAAGCTGGCGGACTGGAGCGCCCATGAAGCGTACTACTTGGGAAGCCCGTCCCCTCTCTACCCCCATGTCGCGGTCGATACCGCTAGCGAGGAATCGATCGAGCGCTCCCTGAGGGTAGACTAAGCGCCCACTGCCATCGTTCGCTAGCTACCGGATTGCTCCTGCTGCAAGCGCTCGATATATTCGCTCACGTTGCAGGTGAGCAAGCGGGTGCCGTCCTTGCGGACCTCGAGCACCTTGTTCACCAAGGGGTCGAGAAAGTCGCGGTCGTGGCTCACCAGAATCACCGTGCCATCGAACTCGCGAATCGCGTCCTGAAGCGTTTCCTTGCTCAAGATGTCCAAGTGATTGGTCGGCTCGTCCAAGATGATGGTATTGGCCCGCCTCATGAGGATCTTAGCCAGCGCCAGTCGATTGCGCTCTCCACCGGAGAGCACCGTGGTCGATTTGAAGACGTCGTCCTTGCGAAACAGCAAGGCGCCCAGGACGCCGCGTGGATTGGTATCCTCGTGCCCGGCTTCGGCAGCCGCTTCCTCGACCTCCTCGAGCACGGTCTTTTTGGGGTCCAGCTCCTCGGCTTGCTGCTGGGCGAAGTAAGCGAGCACCGTATTGATTCCTACAATACGCTCCCCTTCTTGAAACGGCTCCACTCCGGCGAGCACGCGAGCCAAAGTCGACTTGCCCGCGCCGTTGACGCCCACGATCGCGATGCGGTCCCCCTTGTCGATGTGGAAGTTGAAATTGTCGAACACCGTGAGGTCGCCATAGCGCTTCGACATCCCAACCAGCTCGATCACCTTTTGACTGCTCGGCGGCGGTTCCGGAAAACGGAAGAAGATCTTCTTCTCGAACTTCGGCAGTTCGATCGGTTCGATTTTCTCCAAGGCTTTGATTCGACTTTGCACCATGGAAGCCTTCTTCACGTTGGAACGGAAGCGATTGATGAAATCCTTCTGACGTTGGATCTCCTTCTCCTGATTGGCCTTCTGCTTGCGGAGGGCATCCAATCGGGCCTGCGACTCCTTCACGTAAAAGCTGTATCCACCTTTGTAGGACTCGATGCTGCCCATGCTCAAGTGAAGGGTGCGATCTGTCACCGTATCCAAAAAAGCCCTATCGTGCGAGATCACCATGATGGCCCCCTCGTATCGGGTGAGGTAGTCCTCGAACCAGTTTTGGGCGATGATGTCGAGATGGTTGGTCGGCTCGTCCAGCAGCAGCAGCGATGGCTGGCGCAGCAGCAGCTTGGCTAGGGCGATACGCATCTGCCACCCGCCGGAAAACTCTCCCGTATCGCGATCGAAGTCGCTCTTCTCGAAACCGAGGCCCATCAGCACGCGCTCGATCTTGGACTTCATCTTCTCCGGCTCGTATTCCTCCAGCTTGTGCTCCCAGCCCCCGATCGTGTCGATCATGTCATAGTACTCCTCGCTGCTGGTATCCATTTCGGCCAGTTTCTCGTCCGCCTCGTCGATCTTGGCTTGGAGCTCCAGGGCGTCGTCGAAGGCGGTCTCCACCTCGGCGTACAGACTGCGTCCGCGAACTTCGATGCCATCCTGCGGCAGGTAGCCTAGGGTGACCCAATCGGGCCTTTCCAATTCTCCCCCATCGATCTCCACTTCGCCAAGCATAAGCTTGAGCAGGGTGGATTTGCCCGCCCCGTTGGAGCCAACGAGTCCAATGCGGTCACGCGAGTTGATGGTCAGCGTGACATCACCGAAAATGACTTTTTCACCGTAGCGTAGATGGAGATTCTTTAGACCGATCATAACTGAAAAGCGGCGACCTTAAGAAGGCCGTATGAAAAAACAACGGCTCATTCGAAAAAATGAGCCGTCAAAGTAAAAATGGGTGAAGCGCCTGGGAAGCTAGTGAGCGTGCCCGAGCTCGTAGCGAGAGGACATGAACTCGGTGAGCGAGATCCAGGACTTCCACATGGCGTGCAGCTCGTGCTTGAGCTGCCTCACCTCGATCTCGAGCAGTTTGCGACGCTCCTCGGTGGCGTTTCGCATCTCCTTCAGCTTGGCCATCAGGGCCGCCGCCTTCGACTCGAAGCTTTCAGAGAGGTGCTCCAATCGATGCTGCAGCTCCTTCGAGGTCTCGTCCAACTCCTGCCGGATGCGATCCATGAGCAAACTCTTGTCCTTCTTGACCAGGATTTGGCGCAGTTTCACGTCGTTTACCCAACGCAGATCCGAAACCAGTCCCAGCTTCGAAGAGAGCCAGATCAGCCACTTGGTGGGATCGAAATGGTACCAGCGAACGCCGTTGCGGTAGTCGTTCGCCATGGTGTGGTGATAGTTGTGGTAGCCTTCTCCGAAGGTGAAGATGGCGAGAATCGCGTTGTCCACCGCGGATAGCTCCTTGGCGTAGGTGCGAGCGCCCCAAACGTGGCAGAGGCTGTTGATGAACCAAGTGCAGTGGTGAATGGCGAACAACCGGGCCACGCTGGCGAACAGAGCCGCCACTGGATGCATGAAAAGACAGCCGAGGCCGAAAACCGCCAGATTGACGAAAGCCGTCATCAGGATGTAGTGGCGATGCTGGAACATCACGCGAGGATTCTTCATCAGGTCCTTGACCAGTCGCTCGTCTATCGGCTCGTCATAGGTGAACATCCACCACATGTGGGCATACCAGAAGCCCTTCTTGATGCTGTACGGGTCCTTGTCGGTATCCACGTGGCTGTGATGGATGCGGTGGTCGTGCGACCATTGCAAAGCCGAGGCTTCCACGGCCAAGCTCGAAGAAAGCAGGCAGCCCCACTCGTAAACCGGTTTCGCCTTGTAGGTGTTGTGTGAAAACAACCGATGGTACCCCGCCGTGATGGAAAAGACCGAAATCGCCCAGGTGACGGCGAAAAAGATGACGGACGCCCAGCTGAAATGCGGCAGGTACGCCGGCACGAGAGCGATCAGCAGGACGTGGTAGCCTGCTACAAATGCGAAAATTCCCCAGTTCTTGATACTCATTGGATAGTGACGAAAAGCGATAAGAGGGCATGCATTCACGCCCATGGCCAGCTTATCTTGTCCATAAGA comes from the Pelagicoccus sp. SDUM812003 genome and includes:
- the abc-f gene encoding ribosomal protection-like ABC-F family protein, whose translation is MIGLKNLHLRYGEKVIFGDVTLTINSRDRIGLVGSNGAGKSTLLKLMLGEVEIDGGELERPDWVTLGYLPQDGIEVRGRSLYAEVETAFDDALELQAKIDEADEKLAEMDTSSEEYYDMIDTIGGWEHKLEEYEPEKMKSKIERVLMGLGFEKSDFDRDTGEFSGGWQMRIALAKLLLRQPSLLLLDEPTNHLDIIAQNWFEDYLTRYEGAIMVISHDRAFLDTVTDRTLHLSMGSIESYKGGYSFYVKESQARLDALRKQKANQEKEIQRQKDFINRFRSNVKKASMVQSRIKALEKIEPIELPKFEKKIFFRFPEPPPSSQKVIELVGMSKRYGDLTVFDNFNFHIDKGDRIAIVGVNGAGKSTLARVLAGVEPFQEGERIVGINTVLAYFAQQQAEELDPKKTVLEEVEEAAAEAGHEDTNPRGVLGALLFRKDDVFKSTTVLSGGERNRLALAKILMRRANTIILDEPTNHLDILSKETLQDAIREFDGTVILVSHDRDFLDPLVNKVLEVRKDGTRLLTCNVSEYIERLQQEQSGS
- a CDS encoding VCBS repeat-containing protein gives rise to the protein MTALFAGAGLCSATESVESMPGLEAYALDPRSQSEGKTLFTKLDPKALGISMVNEYADSRMWNELYNEFALGAIGTGVAVADYDKDGNVDLFLVNKTGQSQLYRNLGDWRFEQVTEQAGLGEKSGGWLDSVSGWFGSDDKAEGESVWKQGAAFADVDNDGWLDLYVCRFDAPNQLFINQGDGTFLEAEGGRGLDLTSASGMGHFCDFNRDGWLDVYVQTNMLDARKSPEGSRDRLYLNTGDGYFEDVTEQAGVSGKTLGHSATWWDYDEDGWPDLLVANDFAAPDQLYRNECANGEIRFVEVVDQVVRRQTHSSMGADLGDVNNDGHIDVLVAEMAPTDHEMDMRGMGVTRYTMRDVNEGEEGAPQFMFNVLHLNTGLGVTMEAAWLAGLARTDWTWSVRFEDLDCDGLIDLHVTNGMVREFQNDDLRQRIFRAEHPSARMRIMNSSPVMQESNLAFRNLGDLRFERVERDWGLDEVGVSFG
- a CDS encoding fatty acid desaturase — translated: MSIKNWGIFAFVAGYHVLLIALVPAYLPHFSWASVIFFAVTWAISVFSITAGYHRLFSHNTYKAKPVYEWGCLLSSSLAVEASALQWSHDHRIHHSHVDTDKDPYSIKKGFWYAHMWWMFTYDEPIDERLVKDLMKNPRVMFQHRHYILMTAFVNLAVFGLGCLFMHPVAALFASVARLFAIHHCTWFINSLCHVWGARTYAKELSAVDNAILAIFTFGEGYHNYHHTMANDYRNGVRWYHFDPTKWLIWLSSKLGLVSDLRWVNDVKLRQILVKKDKSLLMDRIRQELDETSKELQHRLEHLSESFESKAAALMAKLKEMRNATEERRKLLEIEVRQLKHELHAMWKSWISLTEFMSSRYELGHAH
- a CDS encoding AAA family ATPase, which encodes MMKKALNLVVGAPASGKTTFARRLATRRKAALFDIDECTETLVRAALTAMGESPDDRDSPVFKTTFRDPIYQSLMDMARGNLGHVDVVVCGPFTKEMRNPNWLQDVQAQIGLPCSVRAYFVYCDSEVRRSRMLARGNPRDASKLADWSAHEAYYLGSPSPLYPHVAVDTASEESIERSLRVD
- a CDS encoding TonB-dependent receptor plug domain-containing protein: MNKHIKQTNRYLPRYGTRTMLCGAMLLVAPLVHAQEDEEEEIFELSPFEVTAEEGGGYRAVSTLAGNRLNTELRDVGSAISVVTEQFLEDTGATDNTTLLQYTVGTEVGSIEGNYAGAGDSALLDESSKFINPNANTRVRGLTNADNSRDYFISDIPWDGYNVDRVELQRGPNSILFGLGSPAGLINVGLKNASWENEGEVELRFDEHGSLRTVFDFNKVILEDELAIRITALRDDEKFKQDPAYNLDERLFAALRYDPSFLNGENMTTNFKAKFETGEVESNNPRSLPPVDLISPWFYSGTYQNGDGTRTFNHINRATYNPFQVQDDNTGRPNHGQQRPTINGGPNAGQPNPAYNPYVGNFADSFGGPLGYFTGDPENPTYWLQEWRQRRGINEEGVVTPNQGIVSFHRPVGIATQSAWAFNSGQPYADLGVYKNNQITDPTAFDFYNNLLDGPNKNEFQNFDMFQASLAQTYLNNKVGWELSHHTQSYDNGQYSLLSGSKQAIYIDMMAVHADGTPEGLNGEPFQDGTPNPNVGRAFISDRGQFGNNTFLSDRSATRMTAFATYDFQENDSDSFLNKLLGKHTFTGLLGRDERDTDQRNFLRYAIVDEAYREFIAPQPSEADFDSNLFAVNTVIYMGPNLSNRSSLSGANLPATKTRYRPNSGTIMAFDSTWAHPLDPNAAGYVDPAAEWINNYHVGPDHPLFQEGDPDDPDDRGPYYSTQSRNPANYVGWRPVPFNVTHAEDSQANRDLLTTSAELKRSKVETKALVWQGHLFGGALVGTYGRREDTAEGWEHSQNTDSAARYLLQYKHLNLDPSVYNLQAPDASYSVVEETSTSWSAVAHLNEFLNDSLPIDISLSYSHSTNFQPEALRTDVYGEGIPLPQGETEDIGLILATKDGRYSLRVNKYETEATNANSGGLDGAWFIGNSQVWSGNWVNRFEYDWTGDTIDNAVEDPDPGNSMYNYGVDVGEELEDAQAREAAAIAAWRQWQGEVDPRFYAAWGIDLEAPLRGETMSASAPNGFALTEDSTSEGYEFELLANPTENWSIAFNAAKTEASRKNIGGANLAEFMNAYSETLNTTAAGDLRIWWGGAGNETALFQWNGNVGSEWTQRALQEGTNVPELRKWRANAITNYNFTDGAFKGLSVGGGLRWQDEIVIGYPPFYQDDGSAGFEIDNPYTGPSETNVDLWVGYEKALTDRLDWRIQLNVRNAFSDEGLIPITVQPDGTPAGYRIAPARTWSVRNTFSF